The sequence TAGGTAGCCAAAGCAGACCCTTAGATTTTCTTGAAAATAACAACACCATTGGTGCCGCCAAATCCAAAGGAGTTAGACATAACGATATTAAGCTCCGCTTTACGCGCTTGATTTGGAACAATATCCAAATCACAGTTTTCATCCGGATGCTCAAAGTTGATGGTTGGAGGGATAATACCATCACGCATTGCCATAATACTCACCACCGCTTCGATACCGCCGGCTGCTCCAAGACAATGTCCAGTTTGCCCTTTGGTCGAGCTGATCGGAGGACAGTTCTCTTTGCCTCCAAATGCAATTTTAAGGGCTGCTGTCTCATTTTTATCATTCGTAGGTGTACTGGTTCCATGGGCATTAACGTAATCGACTTTTGGATTTCCTGCCATACGAAGTGCCGCTTTCATAGCACGAAGAGGCCCTTCAAGACTTGGAGTAGTGATATGATTTGCATCGCCGCTCTCTCCAAAACCGATAAGTTCTGCATAGATATGAGCACCGCGTGCCACTGCCGCATCATACTCTTCGAGCACCAATGCCGCAGCCCCTTCACCCATAACAAATCCGTCGCGCTCTGCATCAAACGGGCGTGACGCGTGTTTTGGATCATCATTACGGGTACTCAATGCTTTCATTGAGGCAAACCCGCCGACACCCACACCGCTAATCGCTGATTCTGCCGCAACGACGAGCATTTGATCTGCTCCACCGGTCATAATGGTTTTTGCTGCTTCGCTGATACCATGCGTTCCTGCCGCACACGCTGTAACACACGAAAGATTTGGTCCTTGCAAACCATGATCGATGGTTACGAATCCGCCAAGCATATTAACCAATGCCCCCGGAATAAAAAATGGAGAGATACGACGAGGTCCTTTTTCTGCCAAAATAATAGAATTTTTCTCGATTGAAGGGAGCCCGCCGATACCCGATGCGGCACTAATACCAAAACGCTCTTTATCAAAATCTTCCGGAAAATTGGCATCTGCCATTGCTTCTTGCGCCGCTTTGATTCCAAGATGGATGAAACGGTCCGCTTTTTTCACTTCACGTGCATCCATAACCGATTCTGGATTAAACCCTTTTACTTCACCAGCTATTTGGGCACTTTGAGTCGATGCATCGAAAATTGTAATGATGTCGATACCACATTCACCGTCACAGATTGCTTTAAATGCACTCTCTTTATCATGACCAACTGCGTTAATCATTCCCATACCGGTTACTACTATTCGTTTCACATTTTCTCCTGCTGATCGGTGTTCTTAATAGCAGGCTTCGAAAAGCCAACCGTTAAAATCACAAGCACCAAGGGATTCCCCTTGGAGATTTTTATGATTATTTTTTACCTTCGATGTAATTAATTACATCTTGAACTGTTTGGATTTTTTCTGCTTCATCATCAGGAATTTCGATATCGAATTTCTCTTCAAGAGCCATTACCAATTCAACAACGTCAAGGCTGTCTGCACCGAGATCTTCTACGAATTTTGAATCCGCTTTTACTTCGTCTGGGTTAACGCTTAATTGCTCAACCACTACTTCTTTAATGTCTTCCAAAAGTGCCATAATAGCTCCTGTTCATATGAATAAAATCGTCGAATTATAACACATTTAACTTAAGAGGGGAAGCTTTTGCTTTACATAAACATTCCGCCATTGACTTTTAGGGTTTCTCCAGTGATATAACTAGCGTGATCACTGAGTAAAAATGCGGTCGCTTCAGCCACTTCTACAGCATTACCAAAGCGTGCCATTGGGATTTTTGCAGTGAATGCCGCTTTTACCTCTTCTTTAAGTTCATCCGTCATATCAGTTGCAATAAAACCTGGAGTGATACAGTTATAGCGGATACCGCTGGTTGCCGCTTCGATCGCAAAACTTTTGGTCATAGCAATCATCCCACCTTTTGATGCCGCATAGTTGGTTTGCCCTGCATTACCTGTTTCACCCACAATGGATGCCATGTTTACGATACTTCCAAATTTTTGTTTACGCATCGCTTTCATCGCTTCACGGCATCCGATAAATGCCGAAGTAAGATTTGCATCGAGTACACTTGTAAACTCTTCTGCTTTCATAC comes from Sulfuricurvum sp. and encodes:
- a CDS encoding beta-ketoacyl-ACP synthase II, which produces MKRIVVTGMGMINAVGHDKESAFKAICDGECGIDIITIFDASTQSAQIAGEVKGFNPESVMDAREVKKADRFIHLGIKAAQEAMADANFPEDFDKERFGISAASGIGGLPSIEKNSIILAEKGPRRISPFFIPGALVNMLGGFVTIDHGLQGPNLSCVTACAAGTHGISEAAKTIMTGGADQMLVVAAESAISGVGVGGFASMKALSTRNDDPKHASRPFDAERDGFVMGEGAAALVLEEYDAAVARGAHIYAELIGFGESGDANHITTPSLEGPLRAMKAALRMAGNPKVDYVNAHGTSTPTNDKNETAALKIAFGGKENCPPISSTKGQTGHCLGAAGGIEAVVSIMAMRDGIIPPTINFEHPDENCDLDIVPNQARKAELNIVMSNSFGFGGTNGVVIFKKI
- the acpP gene encoding acyl carrier protein — its product is MALLEDIKEVVVEQLSVNPDEVKADSKFVEDLGADSLDVVELVMALEEKFDIEIPDDEAEKIQTVQDVINYIEGKK
- the fabG gene encoding 3-oxoacyl-ACP reductase FabG, with the protein product MKFTGKNVLVTGSSRGIGAEVAKVLASYGLKVWINYRSGAAAADAVKAEIEAAGGTAAVIGFDVADETAFVDAIKTIVDADGELSYLVNNAGITNDKLALRMKAEEFTSVLDANLTSAFIGCREAMKAMRKQKFGSIVNMASIVGETGNAGQTNYAASKGGMIAMTKSFAIEAATSGIRYNCITPGFIATDMTDELKEEVKAAFTAKIPMARFGNAVEVAEATAFLLSDHASYITGETLKVNGGMFM